Sequence from the Deinococcus radiotolerans genome:
CAGGGCAGCCCCCACGGTCAGCTCCCCGAACGTCACGAGGTGCGAGAACAGCGCCGCGTTCGGCAGGGCCACCTGCTCAATGAACCACGCGTACCCGCGCGTCACGTCCGGGTGATCCCCGCCCGTCCTGGCCAGCGCGCCGTTCAGGAATCCGCTGACCGCGCCGCCCGCGTCCGCGCCGATCCAGCCGCCGCCCGTGACCTTGTGCCAGCCGGCCAGCCACCACTGGACGCCCACGTAGATGCGCAGCAGCGCCCACAGGGGGGTCAGGCGGGTGTCGGCGAACAGCAGGTGGGACAGGCGGCCTTCCGGGACGGTGTGTGCCGCGCTGGGCGTGGTGGGGGTGCTCAGGATGGTGCTCATCTCTGCCTCCCGGCGGTCCGGGAACGAGGGGACCGCGCGGCCCTCAGGGTGCGCGGCGGCCATTACCGGCGCATTACGTCAGGGGCGCGCGAACACCTGCGTCCAGTACCGCGTGAATTTCGTGCCTGGGCGGTTGACGTAGCTGAGCCCGACCAGCGTGAAGTCCCCCATGATGTTGCGGCAGTGGCCGGGGCTACGCAGCCAGGCGTCCACGACCTCCTTCGGGGTCTGCTGTCCGGCGGCGATGTTCTCGGCGACACTGCCGGGGTTCAGGCCGGCGGCCTGCACGCGGCGCATGGGGCTGCTGCCGTCCAGGGCGCTGGTGTGATCGAAGTAACCGTACAGGGCCATGCCGCTCGACTGGGCCTGCGCCGCCAGGTCGAGGGTCGGGTTGCCCTTCAGGGGGGGCAGGGCGGGCCCACCGGGGCGTTTGGCGTCGCAGTTCCAGCCCTGGGCGCGGGCCTGGTTGGTCAGGCGCAGCACCTCGCTGTCAAAGGCGGGGCTGGCGGTCAGGGCGGCGGCCGTCAGGGTCAGTTGGCGCTGCACCGTCTGCCCGGCGCTGGTGGTGCCCTGAGCGGTGACGGTGTTGCTGCCGCTGTTCAGGCGCTGCGGGCCGGTGACCTCGCGCCCGTTCAGCAGCAGGCGCACCGGGCCCGGGCGGTACAGGACGCTGCCCAGGCCACTCAGGCGGACGGTGCCGTCTGCGGCGTGCAGGACTGTGAGGTCGGCGTGTTCGGCGCCGCTGCTGCGGACACTCATGGAAATCTCGGTGCGGCTGACGGTCCGGCCCTGGCTGTCCAGCAGGGACACCTGAATCTGGTAGGTGCCGGGCCGGTAGTAGGTGTACGCGACCTGCTCGCCGGTGCTGGTGCCGCCGTCGCCGAAGGTCCAGGTGACGCTGTGCCCGGCGGGCGCGGCGGCGTTCAGCGTGATGGTCAGCGGGGCGAGGTGATCGCCGCTGACGCTGTACCCGACGCGGAAGAGGGTGCCGCTCTGGGCGGCCGCGGCCGACAGCGCCGCGGCGAGCAGGAGGGTCAGGGTGCGGCGAAGCGGCGCGGCAGACACACCCTGAGATTAAGGGATGCTTAACCCCTGGCGCTGTGAAGTCACCCCGAAGATCAGGTGCCCGTCAGGTTGCCCCGTGGGTCCGGGGCGGACACGTGCGGCGACGCCTGCCCGAAGGTCAGGGTGATCAGCAGGCCACCGCCGGGCGCGTGCGTGAGCATCACGTCTCCCCCGTGCGCGCGGGCGTAGCGGCGCACCAGCGGCAGCCCCAGGCCGCTGCCGGGGCCCAGGCTGCGCGGACCGCGCTCATAGGGCAGGAAGACCCGGCCCCGCACCTCGTCACTCATCCCGGGCCCGTGATCACGGACCTGCACGCGCGGCGGGCCGCCGGGGGCGTCCAGCGTGAGTTCCACCGTACCTTCGGTGTACTTCACGGCATTCTCCACGAGGTTCTCCAGCATCTGCCGCACGCGGTTGGGATCCACCGGCCACACCAGGGGCTGCGGGGGGGCCGTGACGTGCACCCGGCTGGAGGAAAAGCGGCGGACCAGGTCGCCCAGGTCCGTGGGTTGCACGCGCAGCGTCACGTCCAGGTACAGGTCGTTCAGGCGGGTCAGGTCGGCGCGGCTGGCGAGCTGCGCGGCACTGTCCTCGATCTGCGTGAGCAGGCGCTGCTGCGCCGCCGGGTTCTGCGCGGACCGCAGGGCGTCCGCGGCCAGCAGCAGCGCCTGGAGGGGCCGGCGCATCTCGTGGCTGGCGAGCTTCAGGGCGTCCCGCTGGCGTTCCTCGCGGGTGTGGGCGCGCAGCACGTCGGCGCGCCAGAGCAGCAGGGCGCGCAGCGTCAGGAGGAGGCTCAGCAGGCCGGCGAAGATCGCGCTGGCAATCAGCGCGCGCCGCAACTCCAGAAAGGCGAGCTGGTAGGCCTCGCCCTGCGCGGCTCCGTAGTCCCGGGCGATGTTGTTCAGGCCGAAGGCGTCCTGAATGGCGCGGCGCAGGCCCGCGCTGCTGCGCGCTTCCAGGCCGCGCTGCACGTTCAGCAGCCGGAAGTCATCCTGCGCCTCGATGTCATTCAGGTACGCGAACTGCGCGCGGTTGCGGGCACTGCCCAGCGCGCGCTCAAAGCTGGCTTCGCGCGCGGCGGCGTTCACGGCTGGGTCCAGCAGGTCCGCGCGGTACTGCAGGAGGTCCTGCACGAGGCCCTGGTAGGCGTAGGGTCGCACGCCTAGGCCGTTGCGCAGCAGGGCGCGGTAGGCGGGCTGCGTGGCCAGGGCCAGGAGGGTCACGGTGGCCAGCAGGGGCAGCAGCGCCAGCAGGAGTTCGCGCATCAGGGTGCGCCGCTGGACGCGGGTGGGAACCGTCATTTCACCGGGGTGATGCGCTCGGCGAACCACACCCAGGCGGCGCTGTACGCGGCGCTGTGGTAGCGGGCAGGCTGCGGGGGCAGCACGACGGTCAGCGGCCCTTTCGCCTCGGGCGAGATGGGCCGGTTGTCGGCGCTGTAGGCCAGCATGATGGGGTCATTCATGTAATCCCGCGCCAGGACGGTCGTGAAGTACCCGTTCGAGGCGTACACGCGCAGGTCACGTCCGGCGAACCCCCCACGGACAGCCAGGTCGCGCAGCGTGACCCCCTGGTACGTGAAGGTCCGCTGCAGCTGGCGGTGCAGGGTGGCGTAGCGCACGGCGGGCAGCGCCTGAAGCTGTTTCAGGGTCAGCCGGATGGGCCCGGCCGGACCGGCAAGCTCCAGCAGGGTCGCCTCGCCTGGCGCGCGGGGCGGCGCAGGACGCGGGCCGTGCGCGTACGTGAAGGCCGGCCAGCTGGCCGGGGCGCCCTGACCGGGCTGCGCCAGGCCCAGGAGCAGCAGGACGCTCAGGGTGGCCTTGAGGGCAGGGGCGCGCCGGGTCACGCCGTGATTGTAGGCGGGGATGCGCCCGCGCTCAAGGAAGGCAGCGCCGGCATGTGAAGGGTCTGAGAGGAGCCGCGTGAACCCGTGGGCCGGGCGTCAGGCTCAGGTCACGCTCGGGGGGCAC
This genomic interval carries:
- a CDS encoding sensor histidine kinase — encoded protein: MTVPTRVQRRTLMRELLLALLPLLATVTLLALATQPAYRALLRNGLGVRPYAYQGLVQDLLQYRADLLDPAVNAAAREASFERALGSARNRAQFAYLNDIEAQDDFRLLNVQRGLEARSSAGLRRAIQDAFGLNNIARDYGAAQGEAYQLAFLELRRALIASAIFAGLLSLLLTLRALLLWRADVLRAHTREERQRDALKLASHEMRRPLQALLLAADALRSAQNPAAQQRLLTQIEDSAAQLASRADLTRLNDLYLDVTLRVQPTDLGDLVRRFSSSRVHVTAPPQPLVWPVDPNRVRQMLENLVENAVKYTEGTVELTLDAPGGPPRVQVRDHGPGMSDEVRGRVFLPYERGPRSLGPGSGLGLPLVRRYARAHGGDVMLTHAPGGGLLITLTFGQASPHVSAPDPRGNLTGT
- a CDS encoding CAP domain-containing protein, with product MSAAPLRRTLTLLLAAALSAAAAQSGTLFRVGYSVSGDHLAPLTITLNAAAPAGHSVTWTFGDGGTSTGEQVAYTYYRPGTYQIQVSLLDSQGRTVSRTEISMSVRSSGAEHADLTVLHAADGTVRLSGLGSVLYRPGPVRLLLNGREVTGPQRLNSGSNTVTAQGTTSAGQTVQRQLTLTAAALTASPAFDSEVLRLTNQARAQGWNCDAKRPGGPALPPLKGNPTLDLAAQAQSSGMALYGYFDHTSALDGSSPMRRVQAAGLNPGSVAENIAAGQQTPKEVVDAWLRSPGHCRNIMGDFTLVGLSYVNRPGTKFTRYWTQVFARP
- a CDS encoding DoxX family membrane protein codes for the protein MSTILSTPTTPSAAHTVPEGRLSHLLFADTRLTPLWALLRIYVGVQWWLAGWHKVTGGGWIGADAGGAVSGFLNGALARTGGDHPDVTRGYAWFIEQVALPNAALFSHLVTFGELTVGAALILGLFTGAAAFLGGFLNANFLLAGAVSSNPLLFILATWLVLGWRVAGWLGLDRWVLPRVGVPRGRAS